The following proteins are encoded in a genomic region of Serinus canaria isolate serCan28SL12 chromosome 15, serCan2020, whole genome shotgun sequence:
- the STX2 gene encoding syntaxin-2 isoform X1, whose protein sequence is MKDRLADLAECKGNEDGETVIIEKDHFMDDFFQQVEEIRNNIAKIAQNVEEVKKQHSIILSAPNPEGRTKEELEELNEEIKKIANKIRARLKAIEQSFDQGDNANRTSVDLRIRKTQHSVLAHKFVEVMTEYNETQTLFRERSKGRIQRQLEITGKTTTDEELEEMLESGNPSIFTSDIISDSQITRQALNEIESRHKDIMKLESSIRELHELFMDMAMFVETQGEMINNIEKNVMNATDYVEHAKEETKKAVKYQSKARRKMVIIIIVSVVLIAIVALIIGLSVGIR, encoded by the exons ATGAAGGACCGGCTGGCCGACCTGGCGGAG TGTAAAGGAAATGAAGATGGGGAGACAGTTATCATCGAAAAAGACCATTTCATGGATGACTTCTTCCAGCAG GTTGAGGAAATCAGAAATAACATAGCAAAAATAGCACAAAATGTGGAAGAAGTgaagaagcagcacagcattATCCTGTCAGcgccaaatcctgaaggaa GAACAAAGGAAGAACTTGAAGAACTCAATGAGGAAATCAAGAAGATTGCTAATAAAATCCGGGCCAGGTTAAAGG CTATTGAGCAGAGCTTTGATCAGGGTGACAATGCCAATCGGACATCAGTGGACCTCAGGATCAGAAAAACCCAG cacTCGGTGCTGGCACACAAGTTTGTGGAGGTGATGACCGAGTACAACGAGACGCAGACGCTGTTCCGGGAGCGCAGCAAGGGCCGCatccagaggcagctggagatCA CTGGGAAGACCACCACTGacgaggagctggaggagatgtTAGAGAGTGGCAACCCCTCCATTTTCACTTCTGAT atcATTTCAGACTCGCAGATCACCCGGCAGGCCCTGAACGAGATCGAGTCCCGGCACAAGGACATCATGAAGCTGGAGTCCAGCATCCGGGAGCTGCACGAGCTCTTCATGGACATGGCCATGTTTGTGGAGACCCAG GGAGAAATGATCAACAACATCGAGAAGAACGTGATGAACGCCACGGACTACGTGGAGCACGCGAAGGAGGAGACCAAGAAGGCAGTGAAATACCAGAGCAAAGCACGCAGG
- the STX2 gene encoding syntaxin-2 isoform X2, with amino-acid sequence MKDRLADLAECKGNEDGETVIIEKDHFMDDFFQQVEEIRNNIAKIAQNVEEVKKQHSIILSAPNPEGRTKEELEELNEEIKKIANKIRARLKAIEQSFDQGDNANRTSVDLRIRKTQHSVLAHKFVEVMTEYNETQTLFRERSKGRIQRQLEITGKTTTDEELEEMLESGNPSIFTSDIISDSQITRQALNEIESRHKDIMKLESSIRELHELFMDMAMFVETQGEMINNIEKNVMNATDYVEHAKEETKKAVKYQSKARRKLMFIIICVTVLLLILGIILATTLS; translated from the exons ATGAAGGACCGGCTGGCCGACCTGGCGGAG TGTAAAGGAAATGAAGATGGGGAGACAGTTATCATCGAAAAAGACCATTTCATGGATGACTTCTTCCAGCAG GTTGAGGAAATCAGAAATAACATAGCAAAAATAGCACAAAATGTGGAAGAAGTgaagaagcagcacagcattATCCTGTCAGcgccaaatcctgaaggaa GAACAAAGGAAGAACTTGAAGAACTCAATGAGGAAATCAAGAAGATTGCTAATAAAATCCGGGCCAGGTTAAAGG CTATTGAGCAGAGCTTTGATCAGGGTGACAATGCCAATCGGACATCAGTGGACCTCAGGATCAGAAAAACCCAG cacTCGGTGCTGGCACACAAGTTTGTGGAGGTGATGACCGAGTACAACGAGACGCAGACGCTGTTCCGGGAGCGCAGCAAGGGCCGCatccagaggcagctggagatCA CTGGGAAGACCACCACTGacgaggagctggaggagatgtTAGAGAGTGGCAACCCCTCCATTTTCACTTCTGAT atcATTTCAGACTCGCAGATCACCCGGCAGGCCCTGAACGAGATCGAGTCCCGGCACAAGGACATCATGAAGCTGGAGTCCAGCATCCGGGAGCTGCACGAGCTCTTCATGGACATGGCCATGTTTGTGGAGACCCAG GGAGAAATGATCAACAACATCGAGAAGAACGTGATGAACGCCACGGACTACGTGGAGCACGCGAAGGAGGAGACCAAGAAGGCAGTGAAATACCAGAGCAAAGCACGCAGG
- the RAN gene encoding GTP-binding nuclear protein Ran, which produces MAAQGEPQVQFKLVLVGDGGTGKTTFVKRHLTGEFEKKYVATLGVEVHPLVFHTNRGPIKFNVWDTAGQEKFGGLRDGYYIQAQCAIIMFDVTSRVTYKNVPNWHRDLVRVCENIPIVLCGNKVDIKDRKVKAKSIVFHRKKNLQYYDISAKSNYNFEKPFLWLARKLIGDPNLEFVAMPALAPPEVVMDPALAAQYEQDLQIAQTTALPDEDDDL; this is translated from the exons ATGGCCGCCCAAGGAGAGCCCCAAGTGCAGTTTAAG CTTGTTCTGGTTGGTGATGGTGGCACCGGTAAAACAACATTTGTAAAGCGTCACTTGACTGGTGAATTTGAAAAGAAGTATGTAG CAACGCTGGGTGTTGAAGTCCATCCTCTGGTGTTCCATACTAACAGAGGCCCTATTAAATTTAATGTATGGGACACAGCTGGCCAGGAGAAGTTTGGTGGCCTGCGTGATGGCTACTATATCCAAG CTCAGTGTGCCATCATCATGTTTGATGTAACATCAAGAGTTACTTACAAGAATGTACCTAATTGGCATAGAGATCTGGTACGAGTATGTGAAAATATCCCTATAGTGTTGTGTGGCAACAAAGTGGATATCAAGGACAGAAAAGTCAAGGCAAAATCCATTGTGTTCCATAGAAAGAAGAATCTCCAG tattatgACATTTCAGCTAAGAGTAACTACAACTTTGAGAAGCCTTTCCTGTGGCTTGCTAGGAAGCTAATTGGAGATCCCAACCTGGAGTTTGTTGCCATGCCTGCGCTCGCACCTCCTGAAGTTGTTATGgacccagcactggcagcacagtACGAGCAGGACTTACAG ATTGCTCAGACCACTGCACTGCCAGATGAAGATGATGACCTGTGA